The proteins below are encoded in one region of Candidatus Cloacimonadota bacterium:
- a CDS encoding M48 family metallopeptidase, which produces MKAKKQRPAGAIDFARIRYSAETELERVLEKDFALEQYYDVFDNRDEVEAITNEMLSNTVLLSEAIAPRIYSLCSEIQSKLGFAEKIDFYLQSSAEINAFSINGYDYVPNIICFTSALIQQMDDNELRFVIGHEIGHLIYDHNKLDVVQRFLNKNEGERLPAMITLHYLRFIKYAEISADRIGFIAMPDINVVTNTFFKLTCGLSQEHLNFVAAEYLKQLDRIREIGVGDLFSSHPNSMIRIQALMHFAESELVPQTSSQSINQEQLDARVSELLALLETKPKKEKEQKIVEFLAAVGLYMATFDKDSLEEKWNLLFDWISDYTTQPEIYLQFKNEAEIKKRVKAICKHYANQQDNDKFTLMEQIVCVTLIDGRLELGEKQRLAELAAAVNISPDALNLIIRKCSENVLTPNKKFMLGGSS; this is translated from the coding sequence ATGAAAGCAAAGAAACAGAGGCCGGCAGGCGCCATCGATTTCGCGCGGATCAGATACTCCGCGGAGACGGAACTGGAACGGGTGTTGGAAAAGGATTTCGCGCTGGAGCAGTATTACGACGTTTTTGACAACCGCGACGAGGTGGAGGCCATCACCAACGAGATGCTTTCCAACACCGTGTTGCTCAGCGAGGCCATCGCCCCGCGCATCTACAGCCTCTGCAGCGAGATCCAGTCCAAGCTGGGCTTCGCGGAAAAAATCGATTTCTACCTGCAGTCCTCAGCCGAGATCAACGCCTTTTCCATCAACGGTTACGACTATGTGCCCAACATCATCTGTTTCACCTCAGCCCTGATCCAGCAGATGGACGACAACGAGCTCCGCTTTGTGATCGGCCACGAGATCGGTCACCTGATCTACGACCACAACAAGCTGGACGTGGTGCAGCGCTTTCTGAACAAGAACGAAGGCGAACGGCTGCCAGCCATGATCACCCTGCACTACCTGCGCTTCATCAAATACGCCGAGATCAGCGCCGACCGCATCGGCTTCATCGCCATGCCGGACATCAATGTGGTCACCAACACCTTTTTCAAGCTCACCTGCGGGCTTTCACAGGAGCATCTGAATTTCGTGGCCGCGGAGTATCTGAAACAGCTGGACCGGATCCGCGAGATCGGGGTGGGCGATCTCTTTTCCTCCCACCCCAATTCCATGATCCGCATCCAGGCGCTGATGCACTTCGCGGAATCGGAACTGGTTCCACAAACATCCTCCCAGTCCATCAACCAGGAACAGCTGGATGCCCGGGTCTCGGAGTTGCTGGCACTTTTGGAAACCAAGCCCAAAAAGGAAAAGGAACAAAAGATCGTGGAATTTCTGGCCGCCGTGGGGCTTTACATGGCCACCTTCGACAAAGACAGCCTTGAAGAAAAATGGAACCTGCTCTTCGACTGGATCTCGGACTACACCACCCAGCCCGAGATCTATCTGCAATTCAAGAACGAAGCCGAGATCAAAAAGCGCGTGAAGGCGATCTGCAAACATTACGCCAACCAGCAGGACAATGATAAATTCACCCTGATGGAGCAGATCGTGTGCGTGACCCTGATCGACGGCCGCCTGGAACTGGGCGAGAAACAAAGACTGGCGGAACTGGCCGCGGCTGTCAATATCTCGCCCGACGCGCTGAACCTGATCATCCGCAAATGCAGCGAAAACGTTCTCACCCCCAACAAGAAATTCATGCTGGGTGGTTCCAGCTGA
- a CDS encoding M28 family peptidase, with translation MVKCLLICLLLLATALSAQNAILGVLISNLKAEFPARDLRASVLQLSQAGYSVLHYDASYAIVIAPDRPTPAFPGALVLSEFPPRQHLYLLSEPPMAAPAELGATGKILLELDSALLFASDLDEEELRARTSCQITQLSLSPIRLTASKPLPPWTGVLRADVAQLVSSVSADSILARIQHLQDFGTRHAYTDTRLPVAQWIQQQFLSFGISDVQLQEFSHNGYPQYNVVATLPGTEFPDQYIIIGGHHDSTSNDAYNFAPGADDNASGAAAVMEIARVMLLSNHQPKASVRFMTFACEELGLKGSYNDSAIIHTAGMDVRLMMNFDMIGNNEHDPSEWVVRQIPYDGSLAYTDYAVGITEQYTSLDSYADEGWFNCSRSDSYPYWQKGYNIIYFFEEDMDSAIYHTVYDVVDSLEIDYCTEVIKGAVACAAIFADLEELSGIPVATPATEICTDSFTANWEAVSGATGYWLDVYQTLNHGPASELFFSEYLEGTGYNKALEIFNGTGSQVDLSDYLIEYFPNSYTYAYQTLYLSGILEDGEVYVIAHPNSNVVIRDRSDLQSALVTSFDGDDQIALKKLSTGSYVDIFGRIGTDPGSYWGSGTLVTQNRTLVRRSTVTGGVTANPASGFPTLYTEWESHPIDSCGNLGTHSMETIAYVPGFEDLSAGLATSSEVYGLSPGENYHYVVRADLGYGTFGDSNVISVSTGLVSPQPFLVKLTNGLVLSWPAVNSASTYRVEAADEPGGEYTLEAETPSLELEITPDRARRFFRVTAIH, from the coding sequence ATGGTAAAATGCCTGCTGATCTGCCTGCTCTTGCTGGCAACCGCCCTGAGCGCTCAAAACGCGATCCTGGGCGTCCTAATTTCCAACCTGAAGGCGGAATTTCCAGCCCGGGACCTGCGGGCCAGCGTTCTGCAACTGAGTCAGGCCGGTTACTCCGTCCTCCATTATGACGCCAGCTACGCGATCGTTATTGCTCCGGACAGGCCCACACCTGCCTTTCCTGGCGCTTTGGTGCTTTCCGAGTTTCCGCCCCGCCAGCATCTCTACCTCTTAAGCGAACCCCCGATGGCAGCTCCCGCCGAACTTGGGGCGACAGGAAAGATCCTGCTGGAGCTGGATTCAGCCCTTCTGTTCGCCAGCGATCTGGATGAAGAGGAACTGCGAGCTCGGACATCCTGCCAAATCACTCAGCTCAGCCTCTCCCCCATACGCCTGACCGCCTCAAAACCGCTTCCACCTTGGACCGGGGTATTACGCGCGGACGTAGCCCAACTGGTGTCCAGCGTGAGCGCGGATTCCATTCTGGCCCGGATCCAACATCTTCAGGATTTTGGGACGCGGCACGCCTACACGGACACCCGTCTGCCCGTGGCCCAGTGGATCCAACAGCAGTTTCTGTCCTTTGGGATCAGCGACGTGCAGCTGCAGGAATTCAGCCACAACGGCTATCCGCAGTACAACGTTGTCGCCACCCTGCCTGGAACCGAATTTCCAGACCAGTATATCATCATCGGCGGACATCACGATTCCACCAGCAACGACGCGTATAATTTCGCTCCCGGGGCGGATGACAATGCCAGCGGGGCCGCCGCCGTGATGGAGATCGCCCGGGTGATGCTGCTAAGCAACCATCAGCCCAAAGCTTCGGTCCGCTTTATGACCTTTGCCTGTGAGGAACTGGGTTTGAAAGGTTCCTACAACGATTCCGCCATCATTCACACAGCTGGGATGGACGTACGGCTGATGATGAATTTCGACATGATCGGCAACAACGAGCATGACCCCTCCGAGTGGGTTGTGCGCCAGATCCCTTACGACGGTTCTCTTGCCTACACGGATTACGCCGTGGGCATCACCGAGCAATACACCAGCCTGGATTCCTATGCCGACGAGGGCTGGTTCAACTGCTCCCGCAGCGATTCCTATCCCTACTGGCAGAAGGGATACAACATCATCTATTTCTTCGAAGAGGACATGGACAGCGCAATCTATCACACTGTGTACGACGTGGTGGATAGCTTGGAGATCGATTATTGCACGGAAGTGATCAAAGGCGCGGTGGCCTGCGCCGCCATCTTTGCCGATCTGGAAGAGCTTTCCGGGATACCCGTAGCGACCCCGGCCACAGAAATCTGTACAGACAGCTTCACAGCCAATTGGGAAGCCGTTTCCGGCGCCACCGGCTACTGGCTGGATGTTTATCAAACCCTAAATCACGGCCCTGCCAGCGAGCTCTTTTTTTCGGAATATCTGGAGGGAACCGGCTACAATAAAGCACTGGAGATCTTCAATGGAACTGGGTCCCAGGTTGACCTAAGCGATTACCTAATAGAGTACTTCCCCAATTCCTACACCTACGCCTATCAAACCTTGTATCTTTCAGGAATTCTGGAGGACGGAGAGGTCTATGTGATAGCGCATCCCAACTCGAACGTGGTGATTCGCGACCGCAGCGATCTGCAAAGCGCCTTGGTAACATCATTTGACGGAGACGACCAGATCGCCTTGAAAAAATTGTCAACCGGTTCCTATGTTGACATCTTTGGCCGGATCGGCACCGACCCTGGATCATATTGGGGTTCCGGCACCCTGGTCACCCAAAACCGGACTCTGGTGCGCAGAAGCACCGTCACCGGCGGCGTGACCGCCAATCCGGCCAGCGGCTTTCCCACCCTGTACACCGAGTGGGAAAGCCATCCCATAGACAGTTGCGGCAACCTGGGAACCCACTCCATGGAAACTATCGCGTATGTGCCCGGATTCGAAGATCTCAGCGCAGGGCTTGCAACGAGCTCTGAAGTTTACGGGCTTTCCCCTGGCGAAAACTATCATTACGTGGTCCGGGCAGATCTCGGCTACGGAACCTTTGGCGATTCCAATGTGATCAGCGTCAGCACCGGTTTGGTAAGCCCGCAACCCTTTCTAGTCAAGCTAACAAACGGTCTCGTGCTCAGTTGGCCGGCGGTGAACAGCGCCAGTACTTACAGGGTGGAGGCAGCGGATGAACCTGGCGGGGAATATACTTTGGAGGCAGAGACACCGTCCTTGGAGCTGGAGATCACTCCGGATCGAGCCCGCAGATTCTTCCGCGTGACAGCGATCCATTGA
- the cmk gene encoding (d)CMP kinase has product MEHRLIIAIDGPAASGKSTTAQRLALRLGYVYLDTGAMYRACALQAQLSGVSLDDAEAVAAMLETIDIRIETSGATNVILLEGRDVSEDIRANAISKLSSDISALPAVRYRMVELQRRMGAQGGVILDGRDIGTFVFPDADIKFFLTASAEIRARRRWLELQKKGIEKEFDEILHELEERDRNDASRALAPLAVAEDAIVIDTGAMSVDEQVDTLHSLVLARQEGI; this is encoded by the coding sequence ATGGAACACAGACTGATCATCGCCATCGACGGTCCCGCCGCTTCGGGAAAGAGCACCACCGCCCAGCGTTTGGCGCTCAGGCTGGGCTACGTCTATCTGGATACCGGGGCGATGTACCGCGCCTGCGCTCTGCAGGCTCAACTCAGCGGGGTCAGCCTGGACGACGCGGAGGCCGTGGCAGCCATGTTGGAAACGATCGACATTCGCATCGAGACTTCCGGCGCGACCAACGTGATCCTGCTGGAGGGCAGGGACGTATCGGAAGACATCCGCGCCAATGCCATTTCCAAACTTTCTTCAGATATTTCCGCCCTGCCCGCCGTGCGTTACCGCATGGTGGAGCTCCAGCGCCGGATGGGTGCCCAAGGCGGTGTCATCCTGGACGGGCGCGACATTGGCACCTTCGTTTTCCCGGATGCCGACATCAAGTTTTTCCTCACCGCCTCAGCCGAGATCAGGGCCCGGCGCCGTTGGCTGGAACTGCAAAAGAAGGGCATAGAGAAAGAGTTTGACGAAATTCTGCATGAGCTGGAAGAACGCGACCGCAACGATGCCAGCCGCGCCCTGGCACCCCTCGCCGTGGCGGAAGACGCCATCGTGATCGATACCGGTGCCATGAGCGTGGACGAGCAGGTGGATACGCTGCACAGCTTGGTATTGGCCCGGCAGGAGGGAATATGA
- the ispH gene encoding 4-hydroxy-3-methylbut-2-enyl diphosphate reductase translates to MKVLLAEHSGFCFGVRRALQMAREAKAAGGEVRTLGDLIHNPRIVRELASEGIVSVEDVTGASGTKVVLRSHGVSKEDLAALRSGGCEIIDATCPYVERAQQLVAAHAEIPVLILGDPDHPEVKGMLSYGNSHTRVLRPGEFPGDGPWKTLCVVSQTTQKLANLQTLVQSVLPRCLELIVFNTICSATSLRQEAAVALAKASDLMLVIGGRNSSNTKMLQDLCSRETRSLHIEDAGELTLPDLADAANIGLAAGASTPEEAILEVYNQIFKLMGIPGAVSRFEEIPRYKEESC, encoded by the coding sequence ATGAAAGTATTGCTGGCCGAGCACTCCGGTTTCTGCTTCGGGGTCCGCCGCGCCCTCCAAATGGCCCGCGAAGCCAAAGCCGCCGGTGGCGAAGTGCGCACCCTGGGCGATCTGATCCACAATCCCCGCATTGTACGGGAACTGGCCTCCGAAGGGATAGTGAGCGTGGAAGATGTCACCGGGGCCAGCGGCACCAAGGTGGTGCTGCGTTCCCACGGCGTTTCCAAAGAAGACCTGGCCGCCCTGCGGAGCGGCGGCTGCGAGATCATCGACGCCACCTGCCCCTACGTGGAGCGTGCCCAGCAGCTGGTAGCCGCCCACGCTGAAATTCCCGTGCTGATCCTCGGCGATCCCGATCATCCGGAAGTGAAGGGCATGCTGTCCTACGGCAATTCCCACACCCGGGTGCTCCGGCCCGGCGAGTTTCCCGGCGACGGACCCTGGAAAACCCTGTGCGTGGTTTCCCAGACCACCCAAAAGCTGGCCAACCTGCAAACCTTGGTCCAAAGCGTGTTGCCGCGCTGCCTGGAGCTCATCGTTTTCAACACCATCTGCTCCGCCACCTCCCTGCGCCAGGAAGCGGCCGTGGCGCTGGCCAAAGCAAGCGATCTGATGCTGGTGATCGGCGGCCGCAACAGCTCCAACACCAAAATGCTGCAAGATCTCTGCTCCCGCGAAACCCGCAGCCTGCACATCGAGGACGCCGGCGAGCTCACTTTGCCCGATCTCGCGGACGCTGCCAACATCGGCCTGGCCGCCGGGGCCTCCACCCCGGAAGAGGCTATCCTGGAAGTTTACAACCAGATTTTCAAATTAATGGGGATCCCCGGCGCGGTAAGCCGTTTCGAGGAAATCCCCAGGTATAAGGAGGAATCATGTTAG
- a CDS encoding 30S ribosomal protein S1, translated as MNLLDEHESSFRRGEIKEGTVVSVNDKDVVVDIGFKSDGAIPLSEFEYTGIPEVNSHILVFINDLDNGEGRLSLSKRKADFIKNIELIKQAAIDGTILTGTIRRRVKGGMIVNVMGIEAFLPGSQMSLKPIPNLDQFIGKELQFKVMNIDEEHRNIILSRKMVLEEEASVKRQELLARIQVDSELDGEVKNITQYGAFIDLGGIDGLLHLTDMSWGKINHPTDMLSIGDKVKVKVIKFDPETNKISLGLKQLVPHPWENVAIKYPEGVRVTGKVVSVKSFGAFVELEPGVEGLVHISEMSWTKKITDARKIVKMGDTVNAIVLELDKENRRISLGMKQMEANPWLSIEDHYPIGSVITRPVKSLTAFGAFVEVEDGIDGLIHISDISWTKRIYHPREVYHKGQEVEAVILSIDRALHRIALGVKQLHPDPWEHLNDSLPINTEVKGKIGKLIPKGVLVDIQVGEDIVEGFIPISHLAIPKLEHSEEAFHAGEELPLKVIELDMENRRLILSVKAFFFSRDPKLQEEYIALHEQYMRERIARLQKKRAERQARDKQKEETAVPQAEEAETPAEAANQDAAETGENVEAPLEETGAEETAVEETVETVTEEIPAAEPGVEEPVVEEAVETVTEEVPAEEPIVEEPVVEEPVETVTEEVPAEEPVVEEPVETVTEEVPAEEPVVEEPVVEETVETTVEELPVEEPVVEEPVETVTEEVPVEEPVVEETTEATDETPADPDAKEN; from the coding sequence ATGAATCTGCTCGATGAGCATGAATCCAGCTTCCGCCGCGGCGAGATCAAGGAAGGGACCGTGGTGAGCGTCAACGACAAGGACGTGGTGGTGGACATCGGCTTCAAGAGCGACGGAGCGATCCCGCTCAGCGAGTTCGAATACACCGGCATCCCGGAAGTCAACTCCCACATCCTGGTCTTTATCAATGACCTGGACAACGGTGAAGGCCGGCTCTCGCTTTCCAAGCGCAAAGCCGATTTCATCAAGAACATCGAGCTGATCAAACAGGCCGCGATCGACGGCACCATCCTCACCGGCACCATCCGGCGCCGTGTGAAAGGCGGCATGATCGTCAACGTGATGGGCATCGAAGCCTTCCTGCCCGGTTCCCAGATGTCACTCAAACCCATTCCCAACCTCGACCAGTTCATCGGCAAGGAACTTCAGTTCAAGGTGATGAACATCGACGAGGAACACCGCAATATTATCCTCTCCCGCAAGATGGTGCTGGAAGAAGAAGCCAGCGTCAAACGCCAGGAACTGCTCGCCCGCATCCAGGTGGATTCCGAGCTTGACGGAGAGGTGAAAAATATAACCCAATACGGCGCTTTCATCGATCTGGGCGGCATCGACGGCCTCCTGCACCTCACCGACATGAGCTGGGGCAAGATCAATCACCCCACCGACATGCTCAGCATCGGCGACAAGGTGAAGGTGAAAGTGATCAAATTCGATCCCGAAACAAACAAGATCTCCCTCGGCCTCAAACAGCTGGTGCCGCATCCTTGGGAAAACGTGGCCATCAAATATCCCGAGGGCGTGCGCGTCACCGGCAAGGTGGTCAGCGTGAAATCCTTCGGCGCTTTCGTGGAACTAGAGCCCGGCGTGGAAGGCCTGGTGCACATCTCTGAGATGAGCTGGACCAAGAAGATCACCGACGCCCGCAAGATCGTGAAAATGGGCGACACCGTGAACGCCATCGTGCTTGAACTGGACAAGGAAAACCGTCGCATCTCCTTGGGCATGAAGCAGATGGAAGCCAACCCCTGGCTCTCGATCGAGGACCACTATCCTATCGGCAGCGTGATCACCCGACCCGTGAAAAGCCTCACCGCCTTCGGCGCTTTCGTTGAAGTTGAGGACGGCATCGACGGCCTGATCCACATCTCCGACATCAGCTGGACCAAGCGCATCTACCATCCCCGCGAGGTTTACCACAAGGGCCAGGAAGTGGAGGCCGTGATCCTTTCGATCGACCGTGCCCTGCACCGCATCGCCCTGGGCGTGAAACAGCTGCATCCAGATCCCTGGGAGCATCTGAACGATTCCCTGCCCATCAACACAGAAGTGAAGGGCAAGATCGGCAAGCTCATCCCCAAAGGCGTGCTGGTGGACATCCAGGTGGGCGAAGACATCGTGGAAGGGTTCATCCCCATTTCCCACCTCGCCATTCCCAAGCTGGAACACTCTGAAGAAGCCTTCCACGCCGGCGAAGAACTGCCCCTCAAGGTCATCGAGCTGGATATGGAAAACCGCCGCCTCATCCTCAGCGTGAAGGCCTTCTTCTTCTCCCGCGACCCCAAACTCCAGGAAGAATACATCGCCCTGCACGAGCAGTATATGCGTGAGCGCATCGCCCGCCTGCAAAAGAAACGCGCCGAACGCCAGGCCCGGGACAAACAGAAGGAAGAGACTGCCGTTCCGCAGGCTGAAGAGGCCGAAACTCCGGCTGAAGCTGCCAACCAAGACGCTGCTGAAACTGGGGAAAACGTGGAAGCACCGCTGGAAGAAACCGGGGCGGAAGAAACCGCGGTTGAAGAAACCGTGGAAACCGTAACCGAAGAAATCCCCGCGGCAGAACCTGGCGTGGAAGAACCTGTGGTCGAAGAGGCCGTGGAAACCGTAACCGAGGAAGTCCCCGCGGAAGAACCTATCGTTGAAGAACCCGTGGTCGAAGAACCCGTGGAAACCGTGACCGAGGAAGTCCCTGCGGAAGAACCTGTGGTCGAAGAACCCGTGGAAACCGTGACCGAGGAAGTCCCTGCGGAAGAACCTGTGGTCGAAGAACCCGTGGTCGAAGAGACCGTGGAAACTACGGTGGAAGAACTTCCCGTGGAAGAACCTGTGGTCGAAGAACCCGTGGAAACCGTGACCGAGGAAGTCCCCGTGGAAGAACCTGTGGTCGAAGAGACAACTGAAGCCACGGATGAAACTCCGGCCGATCCCGACGCTAAAGAAAACTAA
- a CDS encoding phosphatase PAP2 family protein encodes MFRLPRDPVSNTDGMAVHWSRHIVLILDFLLPALILAAGTWLIRARGLDLRFQSAFHAGGGNWIGNHIKLFDFIYKYGTLPALIVSITGLVVFVAGFFSHNLAQWRRSGLFLALVMLLGPGLLVNAVFKEYWGRPRPNQLALYDGNFAYEAPLTIDPVSTGEAFPSGHASMGFYFFALYFIFRGRKKNLTAWTFSLTLLYGFGMGLVRMAQGGHFLSDVLWSGGMVWFSCALLYYLLKIDRLVFVKLEPEEPGNSSRPSAEEGKVASEKEEEMSAEDADRHDLR; translated from the coding sequence ATGTTCAGACTGCCCCGTGACCCGGTAAGCAATACAGACGGTATGGCGGTTCACTGGAGCCGCCATATCGTTTTGATTTTGGATTTCCTGTTGCCCGCGCTGATCCTGGCAGCCGGCACCTGGCTGATCCGCGCCCGTGGCCTCGACCTGCGCTTCCAGAGCGCCTTCCACGCCGGCGGTGGCAACTGGATCGGCAACCATATCAAGTTGTTCGACTTCATCTACAAATACGGCACCCTGCCCGCCCTCATCGTCTCCATCACCGGCCTGGTGGTCTTTGTGGCGGGTTTCTTCTCCCACAATCTGGCCCAATGGCGCCGCTCCGGGCTGTTTCTGGCCCTGGTGATGCTGCTCGGGCCCGGCCTTCTGGTGAATGCCGTCTTCAAGGAATACTGGGGACGCCCCCGGCCCAATCAGCTGGCCCTCTACGATGGCAACTTTGCCTATGAAGCCCCGCTCACCATCGATCCCGTCAGCACCGGCGAAGCTTTTCCCAGCGGCCACGCCTCCATGGGTTTCTACTTTTTCGCCCTCTATTTCATCTTTCGCGGCCGCAAAAAGAACCTCACCGCCTGGACCTTCAGCCTCACCCTGCTCTACGGTTTTGGCATGGGCCTCGTGCGCATGGCCCAGGGTGGACATTTTCTCTCAGATGTCCTTTGGTCCGGAGGCATGGTCTGGTTCAGCTGCGCGCTGCTCTACTATCTTCTGAAGATCGACCGCCTGGTCTTTGTGAAGCTGGAACCCGAAGAACCAGGGAATTCGTCGCGGCCAAGCGCGGAAGAAGGGAAAGTGGCTTCAGAAAAAGAGGAAGAAATGAGCGCTGAAGACGCTGATCGCCATGATCTTCGCTGA